agacaccgtgtatggtgttcgtctcgacaaggatggaatgatgcttggtaataaaaagtttgacgtggacatcaatgataacataattatcgatggcgtacgatacgctggcacaccgGGTCtctacgagttgatttttaagagactccccgatgattttctctataaggaggacgatttgcaaaagtacaagagcatattgttgactacaaacgtacatagacgtaattacaccgcggagagtcgactacgaggcaaaaaaggatacaagtatagatacgtgatcgcaccattgatgtcaatcgaatctacaccaaagagaacgaataaatccggaaagggattacctcgcgctatgatactaaacgacaacgcgattgattacgtgcactgggacgatcccaacgaattagtagatcgtctacgattgctagacgcttcacatcgagcgggcaacgacgctcacggcaacgagatgttgtccatcgtggaagaacttcgtgaagctggcataattataaattaaatcgtatacccacgaaacgagtcagacgagaggttgattttgtttgagaaggacgtgcgatagacgacaaaaatgagcagcaatgaacgtcgaaaagacggttacgaacgtttaacgaatgactttgaacgattcttaaataaaaatcggacgtttcaagaacggttgtcagacaattatcgatcggctcaggatcgctatgaaaagacacaagaacgagtgaaggatggttatcgaatggccgtagatcgagtcaaaaatgagtatgaaaaattatctaatcgacagaaaccggaagacaaagaaaagttattaaaggaagacagaaaatactgataaatggagaaaaaacgtttttttaatcaaaagtagaggaactttgcaatgccgacattataaattacatcgtgtaaccgctaaacgagtcagtcgtaatgcaattcgtttacgcgccgaaatatgagttcatcgaagaaaacaataagctccgagaggcgaggaatcgtcgaagaattacacgcgtcagctagacgcaattttcctagaagacgtgttataatcaaaggattcaacgatctttggcaagctgatatcgttgagatgcgtccctattcaaagcacaatagaggtcataattacatacttaccgtcatcgatgcgttgagtaaatacgcctgggcagtaccgctcaagagcaaggccgggcgtgagacggctgacgcaatcgctaagataattcgagagagcggaagatgcccgaaaaatttacaaacggatatgggaaaggaattttataacaccgatgtgcaaaaagtcttgaaaaagcatgacattaatcattattctacatattcggttttaaaagcatcgataatagagagatggaatcgcacacttaagaacgatatgtggcgtatgtttacacttaacgggtcgcacaagtgggtcaacgagctgccgcgtctggtgtcggattacaacaaccgcaggcatcgtactatcggcatgcgaccagtcgacgttaactcggaagttgctgaaaaactcctgggcactgtatactctcacataaaaatcatgggacccgcaaaattcaaagtaaatgattcggtgcgcgtgagcaagcacaaaacgacattctctaaggggtacacccccaattggaccaccgaggtgtttaagatcgttaaagtacagcgcactaatcccgtaacttatctcctggaagattatcgcggtaaacaaatagcgggtgccttctatgagtacgagttgcatcgcacgactcatccaaatgtatacctggtagagaagataataaagaagaaaggaaacaaggtttacgtcaagtgactgggattcgatgattcgcacaactcatggataaataaaaaagatgttatttgatttatttcaattaaatatgtatatattttatatcatataagcgtttacaaaatatataaaatgaatacaaacaatttttaggtctttattcttcttctatccttattaatacaaaatgtcatataaaaatttttattaaaaaacgtgtatctaaaatttgaaaaaatatcaaaaatatcttattcataaaacgtcaaatatatatattaagcgtgtaacatatatgaaacaatacataagatgtataaaatgaagcatacagaatataaaacaaagtataaagtatgaataacgtacttatataaaatataactagcatattaaacgtgtaagaaatacaaaaaaaatgtaatacaataaaagattaaaatgcataatatttgtaaaaatgtgagaacatcttatgattataattgtatctgccaatgtccccatggtaatgtatttgttaatgatgatggaacaaggtatcttttatcatcatatggcgagagcgccactttggattctgaaactgtaaacacttgatgcagcttcgaacgtatacacgattggctacgagttaattctatttcatcgttcaaacatcgcatataatcttcaaaagtaatagttcgcgctactacattgtttttcacacctttcgcttttttggtatcctttttaccatctactttgatcgcgtacatctttgctctaagccctacaaattcggtcatgatcgcaccgttgttttcatctttcattagaccgaggacttttttattcgcgagaggcatactgtatgggttgtctgcgggataatcgcttgtatcatatctcgctatatcacgtttcatcgttgaataaatatcatcgcactcgaggaaataaacaagactatcagtatctgaatataacaatttgcacttgtctttatatagcggaaacatatattcatgatgaaattcgtacaagcagatttttgatatgtcaagtatgcatatacccacataaatcggcttgttaaacttcacctcgagtttacgcagttcgacggcaactaaattttccgcaaagacgctgcggctgtgaaaatttggtttagcgatcattgcctctgcaccgtaacgtccttcccattttgtcaataattttacgtctacgtgatttcgtacgttttccatagtttttccaaacacggcgttgttcatcaatttgtacaaattcttttcgaaatcattttttgcgctcattccaaattttgtgttcaattctatataatcgcgaagccatggagattgagcaaactgtaatacgcgatgaatttttgttacgctaagctcattgcgcgtgcattgttgcaaataacggtaatgtatcacataccgctttttatcgtacaacgttgcgagaagttttttctgccgtgatcctggcggtttatcatgtgtaggacagaaaggtaagtcagtgtgtcgatcgtgcagacattgtggatatgtgagatcgacttctagcacatacccagtgggcgaatccgaagcgatcgcgttcacgtcaaaattgtcaacgttttcgatccattgaaactcaccgtatggtaatggttgacacatcgcaaaaccatacatattgtttatgtcaaaatacattagataagacaatggtttcgatggatagtaagaacgcatgtacttattattggctttagcatatctaccggagcattgactcaaaccaccgcgtataccgcgttctataaataagatcatgtctatatcggtgagcaactcaaatcttacgcgtgttagtttcaacattgcatcccaagtgtagcctggcaatgtgtaataatgcgcgggatcaagacaataactattaatgctactttcgcggaagttttgaaaaatattagccaataataagacatcggtcttgagatataagtcgctgtattcacccagggttttgattgagaaccgctgccaaactttctgagcatgagcataatctgtctgtgataccgtctgcttggtaagagaactataaaatgattcacgcggtggcagttgcgtttcatacagtttgtcaacattatccacgtattcgtatggaaagacacctttgcgtgtcaacaattcaaagtcttcgtttgataacgaggaaaattccgaatgagaaatttttaatttatcaagacttaaaaaagatgccaatttgtcaagacttgaacttaaaaacttgtacgaatcgatgaaccgtagccgtatataatttcgtgcatttttgaaaattacgtctttatcacaagtattttcaacatatttggtaaaagatatatatttttctttatttatcggtagtaaatcgattttgccttcgaacgtggtggcaatttcttttatgatgaaatgtgcatcgtaaccagataaattatgaaatacgatcggaataacgtatgaatttttgtaatttaaattacaatctgactgagcaggaccacggtaagaccctgtcaaatggcaatgatcgcgcacacgtatactattcggtgcgaacggtttttcacagatatgacaattcctcgcgttactgtatgcctcttgctgctctttagttaatgattccataggaacattggcggatattctggctttcacgctatgcgccatgttttcgagttctttcgcgaaccacacgacgcaatcgttatcgcgacgaaagtgatactctgacaacgcgtcgtcgtatgagcacttaacataatatgctatactaaatacctcgtgatgctgatacgggaaatttgaagtgttctctgttcctgggtcaatcttccgcagtacgcactccaaatctgaataaacaacaaagggtacacgctccttgttgttgtaattatcaaattcaagccacttgttatcctcgctcggtagtagaacggcgcagtcgtttaattgctgacaatccactttgtgtgactgcaacttttcttctgagctgaagtaatgcagacaactataaaaaaatagaagaggatttttaaaagtaaaataatttttataagtgagaaatatttttttttttaacagattttattattacatttaccgatcacagatgtactttcttcttttattattgttcagctgtaaactgaccagtcgcgacaggttcttaatccacgcaaagtggctgaggctgttctcacgttcatcttccaagtacagtagattggcatgcttctccttcttatccttggtgagtCTTATCGGGAATAagcgtagtttcttttcttttctgtcgaattcggtaccatacacatttaccgacacgtcgtttaatcgttcaaattttccaatgtcttttatgttcattggaaattgtatatcgtcaaacttcaaaacagtcgaataatgcggatatgacgactcccggtctgcatgTCTTTCGACAGGGTACAGAacggccactaccgaccacgcgaaacatgcattgtctttcgattgcacattaatcacggcacgtttattctttattccccgcggcaattcgatgcaacatcccgcgtgcatgggattatgtttattaatgtttaccgttaaattcagtattcgcgtaagagcccaaccactatcgcgttcttggaactcgtcgagcatcgccaacgtgacatcgatgacactctgctgataccactcgcgcaaatttgacaatcgataaagttcattgttcctcgtagcgatatttttaatattacgttcatcatgattattaacatattcaccattaaatacggtgtttacctttacactatcatgtttcgcgatagcgtcttgcactcgctcaatcaccaaatcactggcgtcctccaaaaaatgtcgcggctcgatataatcaatgttaataacagcgccagtcacaatgcgattcttgaacgcggtctcgatctcgcgccatacgagcgattgcttatcatcagcgccagtgcttgcataattgccaccagcatgaaacgtctttctaactgcgctttttcacctttgagtcgcgcgattcttgacacaagtgattgtctttttcccacggcgagtcgaggacgtttggcactacaatgttcttcgagctgcgcgaggtactcgtcgcatcgttgcaaccactcgaaacattcagctaaatttgcaatctgcgagcattgctcgagcagttcgcgttccactcgctcactattttccattttttcagttttttagtacgtatcacacgctttctcggagcacttgcacgtattttgtttacatgatttgcaaattcgctgtgtgcttagaacgttacagtgtccgtttatatattttaattcacaaaaatcaggaggtatagcgtatctccaccaaggatcatcctgctctctatttctcttttcaacccatcgattaaataaattaatcactgcaggttcgcgcttatcgtcgcagttctgtggtggtggtgtatacacgtttattgcaagaaatttgatgcactgtccatgaccagcgggaatcgtaatctgcagaatgatatcgtatatagagatattctggtaaatttttttgcccactggtatttgtttaattgcttttcttcacaattatcaaacgcgcacagatggtccagtatgagcaaatacaattttcttttcctgtagtctgacaatctacaaacacgttctgagttaataatgacaccttgactcacggcacgttcacaagtcccgcgtattcctaattctcgatcgcgaaggaattttatcgacgatactcgtcgtcgtggaacatcggtttcttcttcttcttccggcataaacacattatcgagaacgtacacgatttcttctagatcataatctataaatagatttatgtctatatcaagcaatgcgtcgtcaaactccatttttgactgcgtttaatgtgaacttcaatatgatcaaccattttttagagagtaactattacgactgattcggtgttcacatcgagactgaccgtataatacattcgccaaacttataaccgaaacatgagtttaatcgatcgaaatattaacgcttccctcttgcatcatctaaatattgtttcaacgtgcagcagccggattatcggcgcttatctttactaagaaagataccttgcacgattagacatgccactgggtggcaaccgcacacgaaaaagagctcatgtaaacaaatctaaatattatttacacgtgtcattagaagccggattatcggcgcttctctttactaagaaagataccttgcacgattagacatgccactgggcgacaaccgcgcatgaaagagagctcacataaacaaatctaaataatatttcaacgcgttattagcacagctgaaagagctgttcagcgcttttctctctctctcttgcatccaccttgaccaaaaaattattagaggatagcgagcgttggggggcggcggcggcggcggcgcgcggcggcgcgcgcggcggcggcggcggcggcgggccccgcggaaatagccgcgcacaccccttcgccatcgtatcgcttatctccctcgtgatgacagacatttccgatttcaaagtacagtcatacatacctcctcgcggtgtgatttattatgtttatgcaaacagagtgacaagtacatgtggtccatgtttacattaaatggtcagtagttgcctccacgcgacacatttcaaaggtgtcggtcaagaacatggtcctcgaatcgttatctctgtttatataaacattgattacgcagaactaccggttaggttcgtacacgtgtccccgatttaatcccccctcgccccgcctCGGTCGCGTAaaatcgtctccggttagacccctcgtgagacccgaaatattccccccttccccgcacgcggcacatttcaaaggtgtcaaatttatttaaacattgctggccaagaacatggtcctcgaatcgttatcactgtttatataaacattgattacgcaaaactaccggttaggtttacacgtgtgaccccgttttaagcccccctccccctcctccacccggtttggtccacccgcgggaccttatcgccggttaggtccccccgcgcgacccgaaatattctcccccttccccgcacccccctgagatccctgggttagaatccgcctatacATTCTACTCAGATTCCAAGTTAGTCATGAGATCTTTCATCATTTTATCCATCTTTGGCATATCTAAACAAATGATATATATACTAAAGATCTTGTTAAGAGGCTTAAACAACTcagaattaacaaattattgttttaagtgCTTTTATTGCTCaaaaatacatatgtgtgtgtgtgtatatatatatatatatatatatatatatatatatatatctccaaAATTGAAAAACGCTAAAAAAGTATCATAAGAAATGTATTTGTGAAGGAATTATTAACGTTccgcatttattataaatctactTATTTGGTGAATTGCAGGCAgtgcaataaagtaatttgactaattataaaagaattatttagataaaaattatagaagtttATTTAATCTGATTGCATGGTTTGAGCTATAtgacaaaataatgaaaacttcGAGATACTCTGAATCTGTTTTAACCATTACTAaagttacataaatatgtaagaattgctacaattatatatacagtTCAATCTCCATTGTTTTTCTCATTTAACTTTTCATATGTAACGGAACGTTTGATTTGATTTGTCAgtataattgaaagaaaaagattcaAAAATACCTTCGTTGACAGACCGTAACCTGCGCAATCTTTCATTGTCTCTTCGCAATCTTCTATTTTCTTCTTGTAACACAATGATTGTATCTGCTAGTTGCGACTTCGATTGTTTATGAACGGGAGATTTATCGTTTTCTTCATTACATTCATTATCATCGTCCACATATTCACTCTACAATAGTATGAAATTATAtctcaaaattttgttatatatatttcgaaTGAAAAATCTAAAGACTATTAAATAGAAGAatcatatgtgtgtatatacatacatacatacatatatatatatatatatatatatatatatatatatatatatatatatatatatatattaaaaaaataacctgTGACGAGTATTTCTGCTTGTTgtgtttatattgttttaaaagatttttcccCTTCTTTACGTTTAGaatacatttctataaatagaaaaacattggttaaattaaataaatataataaattaatttttagcataacattttttaaaatcattcatatttaattatgtaaaataaatgttatataccTTTTGTTTTGATACTgcgcttttttttgtttcttttacttTTGATTTGTCAATATCTGTTGTTTGTTTTCTTGTGAACTGTTTCCTATCATGTTTATCAAGTTCAATAATACCATACTTTTCCAAGTTATCTCTAATTTCGCACATTTTGACccattctaaaattttatataatcttattcaaatCGAAAATGATTACAATTGTTTGACAATTGAGACTCCTTTTTGgagataaaactttataaaatctGCATAAGAATTTGCTTcagtataaaaaattgtactgTGAACACtaatcataatatattaaaattacaaattttttacagacatcattcgtttaaaaaaaaaattatgcatatttacaataattatagcaATTTCGTTATGAGTAATTTTAGTACTAATTGTaatatgaagtattttaaagttttcacTACTTCGTTATGAACAGCAATATAAACACGCCAttacataaaactttattcaaGTACAGAATCtactttatacattaaaaaatttgatacaataCCAAAGTACCATAATTCTGCAGaccttttaattgaatttttatagaaatatataagctatttattattcaatagcATTGCTTACCTCCATGTgcacataattttgttacaacCACCTCCCACTGACAattggttaatttttttttcattgctgTTGTTGGGCCTATATCGCAGTCTTTTGGCCATCGAACTTTCACTAGCGTTTCGTGTTTAATTATATCATCTAATTCAGTAAATTTATCTTCCAACCATTCCAAATATCCAATAGCTATACTATTTTCTTCATTTGGAAACTCACACACCATATATTTTTGGTCGTCCATTATCTGTAACATATACtctgtatgtaaaaataaaatacagaggCATTTCTGTATTACAACAATGCAAGTATTGacaacatttaattattgaacTGCATACGTTTGACACAGACAACATATTCGCAGTAGCTCGCagctaatattaaaataactgttttgATCATTTGAGGTTAGTTAACTAATTGAGGTTAGTTGTCTATGattgttacatttattaaaatcatattatagtTCTTATTTCGAATGTATTATGTGAAGAAAGAAAAGGTTGTGTAAAGATCACTTTTAACTACCCGCAGATGCTTTGAACACCAAGCCGTTCTACACATTTATATCGTTCTAAACGTGTAAACATCAAGAATTCATTACTTACCTAAAGCAAAGTTGATGTAAGTCGAAAAACAAATGTTTGTCAATATACTGGCACTAAATCCTACAGAAAACGAATTTGCTGTTCAGATAAAATCAGCATGTTCACTCGCATACTCGCACAACAGAAATAGCCGCATATATGCAGAGATCGCAATATCGTGGCCGCTGGTAGTATTTAGAACAAATGTATTATACACAACGAGTGCATTCCATTTCATGCATGATGCGTTCATGCATCACTTCCAAAGCACCTTGTGTATGTACAACACTctattcttttgttttaattgcTCCTACTCACTGAACGCGGAAACATTTGCCGCGCGGTAAGAAACAAACGCGATAGCCAATCACTTTAACTTTTTCTGCACAGCGAAAGATGATTGGCTACCGCGCCAACTTGTACCGCTCGGCAATCACGGCTGCGTTTGAAAACATCATCCGAGTGcccatatatatcattttatccttattattCACCgagtattaaataaagataaaaagatacGTAGTGGCAATGGATGATGTTTTCGAACGCAGCCCATTATTGAGTCTAGTAGATAAAAGCCATAAATGTTATTAGTAGCTGCGATATGGATCCTAAGGGCCTCTTTTACCAATCTAACTGATCGATTAGTCTATTGGAATTAACCAATCGCATTATCTGTTATGTGAaatgacaaatgcgattggtcaattctaaTGGACTAACCGATCTGTTTGCTTTAACAAAGATTGGTGAAAGAGATCCTCAATTAGATTGAATGCACataggacgcgtcaacgcgttacgcgtggcgagaTAACCAATCATTCTTGcgctttcttaatttttttcataaaatagaaagaatgattttaatGGTGTTGATGAAATCCACCCATTATGCTGCTTTTAGCTTTTAGGCTTCTTTCATATGAGACGTAATTTGCATAAGCTTATAAACTTACATCAGCCAAACAAATCGTCTCACTATCATACACAAATCTGTCTAATTATTTATTGAGACAATTTGATTGGTTGACGCAAGTTACGTTCTACATGAAAGCAGCCTTAATAATAACCTTTTGTGAAAAAACACGTTGATAGCTATCGTTCGAATTTCCGCGGCTGGTGTATTGCTGTGTTTATGTCGTATGCCAGACTATATTTCTTCATATGCATATTCGTGTGTAATTACATATACAAAATGGATGaggataataataatgtattgaCTAGAAGAGGGTCTTATAAACGATATTTGCAAGACGACAATGTACCAGTACCTGAGTCAACAATCCGTTCCCGTATACAACGAGAACAAATGTCATTACAACAGGTCAGTTTATACCATATATATACTTATGATTCTTTTCACTACATTGAATATTTCAttgtattctaaaaatattacacaaaaaagTCTTCctcctaataaatatttataaataagaatatccTTTAATTTCTTACTTGTAATAATAGTGTACTTCTTTATTTAGGAGCAAGAAACGGATATCAacgatatttctgtgatatcggAACAATTATCTGTGAATTCCAATGAGAACGAACATGTCACTGATGCTGAAAATAGTTCGGATAACAGTGATCAGAGTATTAACGGTCCAACAGCATCTGGCAGTCCAAAACATAATGATGATGCAGTCAGTGTAATCATTGAATCAAATTTCGACCTTTTGGATAAGGCCTCCGTATGTTTGACAAATACGAATGATCTTATaagtatactattttttattgtaaatagtcGCTTTGATATAtgtcattttattattcatatgaaattctctaaatatagaattaatttaaatttcgatGAATtactttagttttttaatagtcgagtaaaataaaaatgatgaaactTGAAATGCAATATACGTGTATGAAATCTTATAACAATATGggtataaacatttattagaaataaaaaaataatattaaacacttgtgtgtgtgtgtgtgtgtgtgtgtgtgtgtgtgtgtgtggtgtgaaCATAcacaattgtttataattttatttttttattatatgtaatggTATATTAAACATACACattatgcacacacacacacacacacacacatataataataacactCTTCTATTGATTCAATAcgccaataatatttttttatttattcatgtgtttaaatgcatatattgtattttttatataggatACAATTATGGATCTCTGTAGTTAATAAAGCTGACTCTGATACTGCATCAATATCAGATAGTTCAAATAGTTCAGTTGGAAGCGAAAGACAAAACTCGTTTGATGTTACATCTAATAATGACACATCAGATTTAGAAGATGTATTTCAAGACAATGAAGAATTCTTGGAACCTGCAGggaatgcaaattttattccaCCAGAGGGCAATGATAAGGTACTTCAATCAATTCGactaaattaacattttcttatGTAAGCTTTGCAGTCAAAGAGAAACCTTTCTATCACATATTTGTAGCATATATTTTGCATTGAAAGATGTTAAGATATATATTAGGTTGAAATAGTTCGTGTCTTCTTTTATATGagaattttttctaacaaaaattgCATATTGGCTATATAATGTTGATGCATATTGGccatatgaatatatattttgtatgtttgttctctattaaaatagattatttaatttttattttatctgaaTGGTAAAAAGTTTTcagaatgaaaattataaattatgacattgaaaaaaaagaaacatttatgacgccttttttccaataaaatgttcTCAGTAGATAGAACAAATATTTTGAGTGACCTCTGCAGTTTTAGATTCTCAATTAAACTCATAAAGAAGAAAATGTCGCAAATGTtccttttttcaaatttggcactttataatttcgattctaaaaaatttttaccattagata
The DNA window shown above is from Solenopsis invicta isolate M01_SB chromosome 10, UNIL_Sinv_3.0, whole genome shotgun sequence and carries:
- the LOC120358812 gene encoding uncharacterized protein LOC120358812 isoform X1; this translates as MLQIMDDQKYMVCEFPNEENSIAIGYLEWLEDKFTELDDIIKHETLVKVRWPKDCDIGPTTAMKKKLTNCQWEVVVTKLCAHGEWVKMCEIRDNLEKYGIIELDKHDRKQFTRKQTTDIDKSKVKETKKSAVSKQKVYNIYFT
- the LOC120358812 gene encoding uncharacterized protein LOC120358812 isoform X2, whose translation is MDDQKYMVCEFPNEENSIAIGYLEWLEDKFTELDDIIKHETLVKVRWPKDCDIGPTTAMKKKLTNCQWEVVVTKLCAHGEWVKMCEIRDNLEKYGIIELDKHDRKQFTRKQTTDIDKSKVKETKKSAVSKQKVYNIYFT